From the Nitrospiria bacterium genome, the window CTTCGTGCTTCGATCGGAAAAGTTCTTGGAACGTTTTCCGAAAAGGATGTCTGCCGCATCCCGGTACTGGCTTCGCTCAAGAAGAGCCTCCGGTACCTAGAAAGGCAAACGTCTCATGCTTAACGTTTTTGGTGGCAACTCCCCGTCCGCCACCAGAAGGAGCTGAATTAAAGATCCCAATTTGAAAGGGAGCGGAAAATTGAAAGTTTGGAATCCACGCTCCCTTATACCAAATTTTCATTACCATCCTGAAATTCTCGACGCTCTCATTGGTCCTGCCTCATTTCTAACAGCTCAAGACCATCGGCCTAAAAAACGGTTGGTCTTTTGCTAGGCTAAAGCTATGTCAAAAGTATGTCAGATGAAGGCCCATCAAACCATATGAGACCCTATCAAACCACGCGTCAAGCCTTATTAGATGAATAAATAAAACCCCTTGAAAAACTGTGGAATTTAAAGTCTTTCAAGGGGTTTTTAGTGGTGCCCCCGGGGTGATTTGAACACCCGGCCAACGGTTTAGGAAACCGCTGCTCTATCCAACTGAGCTACGGGGGCGAAAACAACCGCGAGGGCGTAAGGCCGGGCGCCCTCGGAATAATGAAGGACAAATAAAATCCGTACTGGATGATACCCTGATCGACGGATGGAATCAAGAAGGAGGGCGGCGGGAAGGCGGCTTCGCGGCGGAAATTAACCGCGCTTTTAACGGATCTTGATCTCGGCGCAATCTGAGCGGCGTAGGGTGGGATCGCATTCGGGAAAATTTCTTTGGAATGGATTGAACGGTTCTCGGAAGAAAGGAGGGGGCGGCGATGAACTGTCCGAAATGCGGCGGGCGGATGAATTTCGAGGAGTTCTTTAGTTCGGCAACCGAAGGAACGTCATGGGCCTACGAAGGGTGGAGGTGCATCTATTGCGGCGAAATCATCGATCCCCTCATCCTCCTGAACCGCAAAGGGACCGTAAACCGCAAGACCGTCTCCATGGGGAAAGAGAGGAGCGGCTGAGTCCGTCCGCTTCAACGTCGTCCGTGCGGTCTACCGATTGAACGGATCGGAGCTGGAAACAGGATGGACGGGCTTCGGCATTTGGCTCTCCCGGAATTCCCGAACCATGTCCTTGACCGCCACGAGCACGGCCTTTTTGTACCGATGAAACAACTGCAGTTCGATCTTTTGCAGCACATCGGGCAGATCGCCCGGGAGGGACATGCCGACCATCATCGGCTTGAGCAATTTCAAAATCATCGGCGAGTCGGGGAGGATCTCGACATCCGAGACTTTCCCGGTCGACGGATCCACCGCGGCGATCACCTGGAACACCTCGGCGTCCGTAAACTCCTTCGGCAGCCGGGCCATGCCTCCGAAAATCAGTTTTTTCTCTTGGGTCGGCATGGGTTTCATCATACGCTTTTCCGGAGAGGGAATCAAGAAGGCCGGCCCCGTCATTGAATCTCCCCCTTGTAAATTTTCATGATCGTCAGGAGGAATTTGAGCGCGGCCGGCTTGGGGCGCTGGAACGAGTTGCGGCCGATGATCGATCCGAAGCCGCCGCCGTCGCGGATCGCGCGGGCCTCGTTGAACACCCGCTCGTCGTCCTCCTTCGCGCCGCCGGAGAAGATGACGATGCGGCGCCCCTCGAA encodes:
- a CDS encoding DUF3870 domain-containing protein, with the translated sequence MMKPMPTQEKKLIFGGMARLPKEFTDAEVFQVIAAVDPSTGKVSDVEILPDSPMILKLLKPMMVGMSLPGDLPDVLQKIELQLFHRYKKAVLVAVKDMVREFRESQMPKPVHPVSSSDPFNR